The genomic region CTTTTTTCGTCCATTTcgtattgtttttttaattttttttctttttcattttttctcaCTTCAAGTAACTACCAACTCCAGTACATATCAGAGTATCGGGTGTAGAGACGTCTCCGATAATTCACGTACCCTATTCGAATTTGAAAAAATCTCTtctataatgttttattattatttaaaaaataataatcaaattagtattgggcTCAATAAACCTAATGGCAAATGGGCTAAATTTTAAACCACAAATAATATTTGTAAATGGGCCTATATTGGaattggtatgtgtttactatataaaaaaataacatatacatatcggattttttttaaatcgcGTGCCCCTCAAAATCACGTGCCTTATGCGAAGGTCCTCCCCGCATACTATCAAAGCCGTCACTGATTGGGTGAACTGGTTACGTGGCGGTTTTAACTGTTTAAGTACAACCGCCATTAACTGTCCTAACAGTCTATTAACGACTAACTAATATACTATCTTATAAAACCCCTCAACTATTACAATATTACAATTAAGACCCTATAATATATTTCCCGTATCATGTTGAAACCAAGATTTTTGTCAAAGCAGGGTGACGAAAATAGAAATTTACTATGATACATATCATCATGGTGTACGCTAGAATTGTGAGCAAAgaacaattaatcacaacaagAATATAACTTAAATTATAAACCCTAAAGTGATAGACCGGAGTCTTCGTCCTCATCAAGGCTTCCTGTGTACACAAAATAAAGGGTCCATATTAATCCAAACACACCAAACAAAATCCAACCAAGAAGGTTGTTGCTTAGACCAAAAGGTAGCCCGGTTCCCTCCGTGCTCATTCTCTCATCCACTAGAGCCATGGCCATCGGGCTCGACGTGGTTGCAACCACTGTTGTTGCAACCAATGATGACATGCTGGTCATCGCCAATCGTAATGAGTTGTCCTTCATTGTTTCTCGCCCAATCGAACATTGCACTTTTCCCATTTTGTATGTAGATGGTAACCCTATAATTAACCAACTTTCTTCGACATTAGTTTTTGTAAATCTATGAAATCATATATGGCAAATGCGCCATCATCACTTTGGTGTGGTGGTAGAGGCTTTGTGCCTCTTGGGAAGAGACCAGGGTTCAATTCCTGGCTTGTGGTAAATTTGGTGTAATTTAGAAGTAGTGATTATGTAACTTTTTTGTTCAAAAAAGTACATGGCAAATGCATACGTTGATAGGCGTGTTTAGTAATTGGCCATAACATTTTTAGGTAATTTTGTGTGGGTTGGGTCATATTTTTTGTATAGCTTTAGAAAAAGATTATACCAATTCTTGTATCAAATATAAACTTAAATTTGAAAATGCTATATAATTACATAAACTAAAATATAAGCTTTTGGGAATTTATAGATACTAATGTCAAAATTCAGCCGGTAAAACCCACCTTAGcttataaatttatatatacaCTCAAACAAACTCGGATTCTCACTTCGACACATAGAATCCTTGGCAACTTCATCCAAAAAAAAAAGTCGTGTTATTTCTATTTTACATAAAAAGTTTGatgaaatttataaaactaaactATATGTGATCACCCGAGTCTTGAATTGAGCCTAGCAT from Helianthus annuus cultivar XRQ/B chromosome 10, HanXRQr2.0-SUNRISE, whole genome shotgun sequence harbors:
- the LOC110884044 gene encoding photosystem II reaction center W protein, chloroplastic, which translates into the protein MASISACTPTLLPKKPSTLLGLPSTYKMGKVQCSIGRETMKDNSLRLAMTSMSSLVATTVVATTSSPMAMALVDERMSTEGTGLPFGLSNNLLGWILFGVFGLIWTLYFVYTGSLDEDEDSGLSL